From a region of the bacterium genome:
- a CDS encoding HAD-IA family hydrolase translates to MIRGVLFDLDNTLLDFMRVKRASIEAAAAAMVDAGMPMPWQEAFEEIYRIYGEVGIEHQEILDLFLKQRFGGIEFKWLAAGIVAYRRARNGTMVTYSHVRGTLTELVRRGLELAVISDAPRLNAWLRLCQLELHHMFDPVVAFEDTGHRKPSPMPFTRALQLMALKPHEVIMIGDWPERDMVGASQMGIKTIFARYGDTKGVTLSGADYEIDDISQILQVLDRIEHEDVLKDFPGEKP, encoded by the coding sequence ATGATCCGTGGCGTGCTGTTTGATCTGGATAACACGCTGCTGGATTTCATGCGTGTCAAGCGCGCCTCCATCGAGGCCGCAGCGGCTGCTATGGTCGATGCCGGAATGCCGATGCCGTGGCAAGAAGCTTTCGAAGAGATCTACCGCATCTACGGGGAAGTGGGCATCGAGCATCAGGAGATCCTCGACCTCTTTTTGAAGCAGCGCTTCGGCGGCATCGAATTCAAATGGCTGGCTGCCGGGATTGTCGCTTACCGCCGGGCGCGTAACGGCACCATGGTGACCTATTCCCATGTGCGCGGCACGCTGACCGAACTGGTGCGGCGCGGCCTCGAACTGGCGGTGATCAGCGATGCGCCGCGCCTGAACGCATGGCTGCGGCTCTGCCAGCTTGAACTGCACCACATGTTCGATCCGGTGGTGGCCTTCGAAGACACTGGACACCGCAAGCCGTCTCCCATGCCGTTTACCCGCGCCCTGCAACTGATGGCCCTGAAGCCCCATGAAGTGATTATGATCGGCGACTGGCCGGAACGCGACATGGTGGGGGCCAGCCAGATGGGCATCAAAACGATTTTTGCGCGCTATGGCGACACCAAAGGCGTCACCCTGAGCGGCGCGGACTATGAGATTGATGATATCAGCCAGATTTTGCAGGTTCTTGACCGGATCGAGCACGAGGACGTGCTGAAGGACTTCCCCGGCGAGAAGCCATAA
- a CDS encoding right-handed parallel beta-helix repeat-containing protein, giving the protein MMRLISLFILTILVMSATALADTTWVAGGSAVSGQWSDVGSPYIIQGDIHIAPFDTLKVGPDVLVFFDRLGRFTVEGVLLVSGTPGAEVCFTADTLANTLSWGGIRLISPTGVSQFAHAIIQYGHALASGEFGFGGGIYCNGANIVMNNCTVRWCRATSGQGIYLSNHSTATLAECTIRENGSPDGLGGGFYLRNGCTATLADCYVSRNQALYGGGMSVDASTVTLTRCHISKNNAVVSGGGLFCSTASVVNASNCLFLANSSMGGGAMDGRFEVNLLMDHCLIESNIAMRQGGEGPGGGLAFAGGHQRVTNCTFVNNAAGQGGAVWAGANTVLENCIFAFQVAGGGVRFPYAGSTLQFCCFANNEDGDITGTLGPIGVGGVAYTNANGDSCDRYQNLFLNPRFDGSATQAYHLAAGSPCINSGSPVTAHDPDGTIADMGAYYYDGLRADEPVTLHPSSFALSSYPNPFNPSTSLHYDLAHSGPVSLRIFDLMGRQVAVLENGPRLAGSYTVTWDASSQPSGSYFAVLESAGLHRTQKLLLLK; this is encoded by the coding sequence ATGATGCGGTTGATCAGTCTTTTTATCCTGACGATCCTTGTGATGAGCGCCACCGCCTTGGCGGACACGACTTGGGTGGCGGGGGGCAGTGCCGTTTCCGGTCAGTGGAGCGATGTGGGCAGTCCCTATATTATTCAGGGGGATATCCACATTGCGCCATTCGACACCCTGAAGGTCGGCCCCGATGTATTGGTCTTCTTTGACCGCCTCGGGCGGTTCACGGTCGAAGGCGTCCTGCTGGTCTCCGGCACCCCCGGCGCGGAGGTGTGCTTCACCGCCGACACGCTGGCCAACACGCTCAGTTGGGGCGGCATCCGTCTCATCTCACCTACGGGAGTCAGCCAGTTTGCGCATGCGATCATCCAGTACGGGCATGCCCTCGCCTCCGGCGAGTTCGGCTTCGGCGGCGGTATTTACTGCAATGGCGCCAACATTGTCATGAACAATTGCACGGTGCGCTGGTGCCGGGCCACCTCGGGGCAGGGAATCTACCTGTCCAATCACTCGACGGCGACGCTGGCCGAGTGCACCATCCGCGAAAACGGCTCGCCCGACGGCCTCGGCGGCGGTTTCTATCTCCGGAACGGGTGCACGGCGACACTGGCCGATTGCTATGTGTCGCGCAATCAGGCTCTCTACGGCGGCGGCATGTCGGTGGATGCGTCCACGGTTACTCTGACGCGCTGCCATATCAGCAAGAACAATGCAGTGGTGTCTGGCGGCGGCCTTTTCTGTTCCACGGCATCCGTCGTCAACGCGTCGAACTGCCTCTTCCTCGCCAACTCCTCCATGGGCGGCGGCGCGATGGATGGCCGGTTCGAAGTGAATTTGCTGATGGACCATTGCCTCATCGAAAGCAACATCGCCATGCGGCAGGGTGGAGAGGGACCGGGCGGCGGTCTGGCCTTTGCCGGCGGCCATCAGCGGGTCACCAACTGCACCTTCGTCAACAATGCGGCGGGTCAGGGCGGTGCCGTCTGGGCCGGCGCCAATACGGTGCTGGAAAACTGCATTTTCGCCTTTCAGGTGGCCGGCGGCGGCGTCCGCTTCCCTTATGCGGGCTCTACGCTGCAGTTCTGCTGCTTTGCCAACAATGAAGACGGCGACATCACGGGCACGCTCGGTCCCATCGGCGTCGGCGGCGTCGCCTACACCAATGCCAACGGTGATTCCTGCGACCGCTACCAGAATCTGTTTCTCAACCCCCGGTTCGACGGCAGCGCCACTCAGGCCTATCACCTCGCCGCGGGATCTCCCTGCATCAACTCCGGCAGTCCCGTCACCGCGCACGATCCCGACGGCACGATTGCCGATATGGGAGCCTACTACTACGATGGCCTCCGGGCCGATGAGCCCGTCACGCTGCATCCGTCGTCGTTTGCGCTGTCGTCCTATCCGAATCCCTTCAACCCGTCCACTTCCCTGCACTATGACCTCGCGCATAGTGGGCCGGTCTCGCTCAGAATTTTCGATCTGATGGGGCGGCAAGTGGCGGTGCTGGAGAACGGTCCGCGTCTCGCCGGGAGTTATACCGTGACCTGGGATGCGTCGTCCCAGCCCTCCGGCAGCTACTTTGCCGTGCTCGAATCGGCAGGGCTGCACCGCACGCAGAAACTGCTGTTGCTGAAGTAA
- a CDS encoding T9SS type A sorting domain-containing protein, translating into MKTLGLIFCCLVFAAAAFAVSGPSQPFVRGNGNDGSLDTRWGPDTYGYTARDTLEADGPHRGWMDISATGTPVTGLADDNVVGPFPIGFAFHYYWYDVTQFWIGSNGYIKFSSAGQLAQPIPTFPTATAPNDIIGPYVADWILGGTEPGRCYYETRGTDSLIVMWKNIRAWGTGGNVGDHNFELILSRLDSSITFEYGTMTTGDVSNTSISVGMENVTGQIGISCYHNAYPPQNNAIKFYYPASTTYVAHDMAVGAVQNPISGGFFMLVGDTLHPWLSAHNVGNQNEATFRAVYSVRSNSNTLLAAADSTVGPLAPSAFLNIQYPPLWVAGATNVYKIMGRVNMTGDINHTNDSTQVQLHTLTLPGELYYDDNGDEQDWSWDGGNGGMANQFVPPVYPVRITHVRYYLGAATAGFTARIFADSAGAPGRQLWSQDVPTPTANAWNDFTLTDTVRIDSGAFYVAWTQTAAGATFGIDTTTTQGVSRRTWEFAGGWAEFREGQVANAMIRCTIASGAPDRPPVISAHTPTTLDTAYQDSTYHFTVTASDPDNDSLRYRWTRNGSLVGNNSSANILFPSLGATVVKCVVSDGQLADSVMWNVMVVETPNAVGDPTSTLPVSFALRAAYPNPFNPSTSLSYDIAREGDVTLKIYDVLGNEVTTLINTRLAAGRYTAQWNASANASGTYFAVLQAKDVRLMQKLLLMK; encoded by the coding sequence ATGAAGACTCTGGGACTGATTTTCTGCTGTCTCGTGTTTGCCGCAGCGGCATTTGCCGTCAGCGGGCCGTCGCAGCCTTTTGTGCGCGGGAACGGCAATGATGGATCGCTGGACACGCGCTGGGGTCCGGACACTTACGGGTACACGGCGCGGGATACTCTGGAAGCGGACGGGCCGCATCGGGGCTGGATGGACATCAGCGCCACCGGCACACCGGTCACCGGACTGGCGGACGACAACGTTGTGGGACCGTTTCCCATCGGTTTTGCGTTCCACTACTACTGGTATGATGTCACCCAGTTCTGGATCGGTTCCAACGGCTACATCAAGTTCTCCAGTGCCGGGCAGCTCGCCCAGCCGATTCCGACCTTCCCCACGGCGACTGCGCCCAATGACATCATCGGCCCGTATGTGGCGGACTGGATCCTGGGCGGCACCGAACCCGGACGCTGTTACTATGAAACGCGCGGCACCGACTCGCTGATCGTGATGTGGAAGAACATTCGCGCCTGGGGCACGGGCGGCAACGTCGGCGACCACAACTTCGAACTGATTCTCTCCCGTCTCGATTCGAGCATCACCTTCGAGTACGGCACCATGACCACGGGCGACGTCTCCAATACCAGCATCTCGGTGGGCATGGAGAACGTCACCGGGCAGATCGGCATCTCCTGCTATCACAATGCCTATCCGCCGCAGAACAATGCCATCAAGTTTTACTATCCGGCCTCGACCACCTATGTCGCCCATGACATGGCCGTCGGCGCCGTGCAGAACCCGATTTCCGGCGGGTTCTTTATGCTCGTAGGGGATACCCTTCATCCGTGGCTGTCCGCGCACAATGTGGGCAACCAGAACGAGGCCACATTCCGTGCGGTCTATTCGGTGCGCAGCAACAGCAACACGCTGCTGGCCGCCGCCGACTCCACCGTCGGCCCGCTGGCTCCTTCCGCTTTCCTGAATATTCAGTATCCGCCGCTGTGGGTTGCGGGCGCGACCAATGTCTACAAGATCATGGGCCGCGTGAACATGACCGGGGACATCAACCACACCAACGATTCGACGCAGGTGCAGTTGCATACCCTGACGCTCCCCGGCGAACTGTACTACGACGACAACGGCGACGAGCAAGACTGGAGCTGGGACGGTGGCAACGGCGGCATGGCCAACCAGTTCGTGCCCCCGGTTTATCCGGTGCGGATCACGCATGTGAGGTATTACCTCGGCGCGGCGACGGCCGGATTCACGGCGAGGATTTTCGCGGACAGCGCCGGCGCGCCGGGCCGCCAGTTGTGGTCGCAGGACGTGCCGACCCCGACCGCTAATGCGTGGAACGACTTCACGCTGACCGATACCGTGCGGATTGATTCCGGCGCATTTTATGTGGCGTGGACGCAGACCGCAGCCGGCGCCACCTTTGGGATTGATACCACGACCACGCAGGGCGTCTCCCGCCGCACGTGGGAGTTCGCCGGCGGTTGGGCGGAATTCCGCGAAGGCCAGGTGGCCAACGCCATGATCCGCTGCACCATCGCCAGCGGCGCGCCCGACCGTCCGCCGGTCATTTCCGCGCACACGCCGACGACGCTGGACACCGCCTATCAGGATTCGACCTATCATTTCACCGTGACCGCGTCCGATCCGGATAACGATTCGCTGCGCTATCGCTGGACCCGCAACGGATCATTGGTCGGCAATAACAGCAGCGCCAATATTCTGTTCCCGAGTCTCGGCGCCACGGTGGTCAAGTGCGTGGTCTCCGACGGTCAGCTCGCGGACAGCGTGATGTGGAACGTCATGGTGGTCGAAACGCCGAACGCGGTGGGAGATCCGACCTCTACCCTCCCGGTAAGCTTCGCCCTGCGCGCCGCCTATCCGAATCCTTTCAACCCCTCGACCTCCCTCAGCTATGACATCGCCCGCGAAGGAGACGTCACGCTGAAGATCTACGACGTGCTGGGGAACGAAGTCACGACGCTGATCAACACCCGTCTGGCCGCCGGTCGCTATACGGCGCAGTGGAATGCCTCGGCCAACGCCTCAGGCACCTACTTTGCCGTGCTGCAGGCCAAGGACGTGCGACTGATGCAGAAGCTGCTTCTCATGAAATAA
- a CDS encoding FG-GAP-like repeat-containing protein, with the protein MWRFWGIPLGLCMILMPAFAQTFSRITDGVEVTDTCDSRAVNWIDYDADGDLDLFVTNGTQGGANNFLYRNDGGTFTRLTGDSIGSDHRSSDGATWGDFDNDGDLDCFVANWYNQNNLPYRNNGDGSFTLITGSPLFTDRGYSESASWCDYDGDGLLDLVVANSAGLPLVNFLYHNDGGGTFTRVTDGPIANDATYPSRCPAWADYDNDGDQDLLIANEDLHNEYLYRNDGGGTFVRITADPLVQAGGSTTSASWGDYDNDGNLDVILANAGSFDGPCGEAEALFRGNGDGTFTQVHDSAIAAAGGCSFGSLWGDFDNDADLDLLITNGFDAGGNANFYFSNNGDGSFTRVTDGPLATDSGWSYGCAAADFDRDGDLDIFVAHWQPSGDHNAFYLNHATGENANHWLTLKLAGTTSNRSAIGARVRVKAHVGGRDVWQMREVAGQSGYCGQTLEQHFGLRDAAIIDSLWIRWPSGLVETYTGIAANQYLTITENGGYTAVQKPARPLPLHTALVSSFPNPFNAGTEIRFTLPQPAQAHLTVYDLTGRQVALLLDEFRAAGDFRVLWKAEARAICHWPAGRISAGWKPGRMWP; encoded by the coding sequence ATGTGGCGTTTCTGGGGTATTCCGCTCGGTCTATGTATGATCTTAATGCCGGCCTTTGCGCAGACGTTTTCCCGCATTACGGACGGCGTGGAAGTCACCGACACCTGCGACTCGCGCGCAGTGAACTGGATCGACTACGACGCCGATGGTGACCTGGACCTGTTTGTGACCAACGGGACTCAGGGCGGGGCGAACAATTTCCTGTACCGCAATGACGGCGGGACCTTTACCCGGCTGACAGGCGATTCCATCGGCAGCGATCATCGCAGTTCCGACGGCGCCACGTGGGGCGACTTCGACAACGACGGCGACCTCGATTGTTTCGTTGCCAACTGGTACAACCAGAACAATCTTCCGTACCGAAATAACGGCGACGGCAGTTTTACGCTGATCACCGGTAGTCCGCTCTTTACCGACCGGGGCTACAGCGAGAGTGCAAGCTGGTGCGATTACGACGGCGATGGTCTGTTGGATCTTGTGGTGGCCAACAGCGCCGGACTGCCGCTGGTGAATTTCCTCTATCATAATGACGGCGGCGGCACCTTTACCCGCGTGACCGACGGCCCCATTGCCAACGATGCGACCTATCCCTCGCGCTGTCCGGCGTGGGCAGACTATGACAACGATGGCGATCAGGACTTGCTGATTGCCAACGAGGATCTTCACAACGAGTATCTTTATCGCAATGACGGCGGCGGAACGTTTGTACGGATCACGGCAGATCCCTTAGTGCAGGCCGGGGGCAGCACCACCAGCGCAAGTTGGGGGGACTATGACAACGACGGCAATCTGGATGTGATTCTGGCCAACGCGGGATCCTTCGACGGCCCCTGCGGCGAAGCGGAGGCGCTGTTTCGCGGCAATGGTGATGGAACGTTCACCCAAGTCCACGATAGCGCGATTGCGGCGGCGGGCGGCTGTTCTTTCGGGTCGTTGTGGGGAGATTTCGACAATGACGCGGACCTTGACCTGCTGATCACCAATGGCTTCGATGCCGGTGGCAACGCCAACTTCTATTTTTCCAATAACGGCGACGGTAGCTTTACACGCGTGACCGATGGCCCGCTGGCGACCGATTCGGGCTGGTCTTACGGCTGCGCGGCGGCGGATTTCGACCGCGACGGCGACTTGGACATCTTTGTGGCCCACTGGCAACCGTCCGGCGATCACAATGCCTTTTACCTCAATCATGCCACCGGTGAAAACGCCAATCATTGGCTCACGTTAAAACTGGCGGGCACCACATCGAATCGCTCGGCCATTGGGGCGCGAGTCCGCGTCAAGGCGCACGTCGGCGGCAGGGACGTGTGGCAGATGCGCGAGGTTGCCGGACAGTCGGGGTACTGCGGGCAGACGCTGGAGCAGCATTTCGGGTTGCGCGATGCGGCCATCATCGACTCTCTGTGGATTCGCTGGCCATCGGGCCTCGTGGAAACGTACACGGGAATTGCGGCGAACCAGTATTTGACCATCACGGAAAATGGCGGCTATACCGCCGTCCAAAAGCCTGCCCGTCCGCTGCCGCTGCACACGGCGCTGGTGAGCAGCTTTCCCAACCCTTTCAACGCGGGAACCGAGATTCGTTTCACCCTGCCGCAGCCGGCGCAGGCCCACCTGACCGTGTATGATCTTACCGGCAGGCAGGTAGCTCTGCTGCTCGACGAGTTTCGCGCCGCGGGAGACTTCCGCGTTCTGTGGAAGGCGGAGGCCCGGGCAATCTGTCACTGGCCAGCGGGACGTATTTCTGCCGGCTGGAAGCCGGGCCGTATGTGGCCGTGA
- the acpS gene encoding holo-ACP synthase, translated as MDTPPKPILPSCGIDLMDVERIRKMLDDTEFLERIFTEQERADCLSRIRADECLAARWAAKEAVAKALGVGIGQYLAFRDVEVTITKGQPPQIRIHGAYADYPMRIAVSLTHTRTTAAAVVMIYPDE; from the coding sequence ATGGATACACCGCCCAAACCGATTCTGCCGTCCTGCGGCATTGACCTGATGGATGTCGAGCGCATCCGCAAGATGCTCGACGACACCGAATTTCTGGAACGGATTTTTACCGAGCAGGAGCGCGCCGACTGCCTGAGCCGGATTCGCGCCGACGAATGCCTGGCCGCGCGCTGGGCCGCCAAAGAAGCCGTGGCCAAGGCGCTGGGCGTGGGCATCGGCCAGTATCTGGCATTCCGCGATGTCGAAGTAACCATCACCAAAGGCCAGCCGCCGCAGATCCGGATTCACGGCGCTTATGCCGACTATCCGATGCGTATTGCGGTGAGCCTGACTCACACCCGCACCACCGCTGCCGCCGTTGTCATGATTTATCCGGATGAGTGA
- a CDS encoding YCF48-related protein — protein MRILKALAVVVLALMFVPRLGAQTWQWQNPQPNGNAVNHVAFADSLTGWAVGGFGMILKTTDGGVTWTEQTVNSRARFESVACVGSQHVWAAGYNWQTRRGTMARSTDGGQTWTLQYGWQNLWFQQVLFTDTANGWAAGDGKIYHTANGGQTWQAQFTNNNYGLYGLTALDAQTAWAVGYDYMSYAAVILHTTDGGANWQHQFSNSLGHLWDVSFVNADTGWVVGVDRNILNTTDGGQTWTEWVSETVSPHNVQFLSAQTGFIACYDGIVLHTANAGASWDTLRFSTSAYPRDIYFDSEQRGWICGTGSAIYRTTDGGQNWSARGSGTGAFLNGVCFTDTSNGWASGSLGTMLHTTNGGAQWAPQNTGSTRHFFADVQFVNSQEGWACGTTIIHTTDGGSTWITQDSTLESGLERLAFADARHGWAVGFGGSILHTTDGGQTWTPQSSPRSTDFYDIACTDSLHAWAVTHDDSDPYNGYVIATTDGGVNWVIRATLQYGYVFSITMQDSLHGFIAGASLLNGSAMIATTLDGGATWIPSSNNFGAIFLSIRASGQTVVAASTWGLIMRSSDGGQNWGVDTTVTDNQLWALALAGPDHAWAVGEGGSILRCASAPAAADPVTPLPAAFSVCAYPNPFNPISTLELTLPRTTRVRVSLYDIQGRLVTLLTDRLFAAGTQRITVDGRALASGLYFARIESGDFVRTQRLMLLK, from the coding sequence ATGAGAATTCTCAAGGCTTTGGCTGTTGTTGTCCTTGCACTAATGTTCGTGCCGCGCCTTGGCGCGCAGACGTGGCAGTGGCAAAATCCGCAGCCCAACGGTAATGCTGTCAATCATGTGGCCTTTGCCGATTCCCTGACGGGCTGGGCCGTGGGCGGCTTCGGTATGATCCTGAAGACCACCGACGGTGGCGTGACGTGGACCGAACAGACGGTGAACTCCCGTGCCCGTTTTGAAAGCGTGGCCTGCGTGGGCTCGCAGCATGTCTGGGCGGCAGGCTACAATTGGCAGACCCGGCGCGGCACTATGGCCCGCTCGACCGACGGCGGACAGACGTGGACGCTGCAATACGGCTGGCAGAATCTCTGGTTTCAGCAGGTGCTCTTTACCGATACGGCCAACGGTTGGGCGGCTGGCGACGGAAAGATCTACCACACCGCCAACGGCGGCCAAACATGGCAGGCGCAGTTCACCAATAACAACTACGGTCTGTATGGCCTGACGGCCTTGGACGCGCAGACCGCGTGGGCCGTGGGCTATGACTACATGAGCTACGCCGCCGTGATTCTGCACACCACCGACGGCGGCGCCAACTGGCAGCACCAGTTTTCCAACAGCCTCGGGCATTTGTGGGATGTTTCGTTTGTCAACGCCGACACCGGCTGGGTGGTGGGTGTGGACCGCAACATCCTCAACACCACCGATGGCGGCCAGACGTGGACGGAGTGGGTTTCCGAGACGGTCTCGCCGCATAATGTCCAGTTTCTCAGCGCGCAGACCGGGTTCATCGCCTGTTATGACGGCATCGTACTGCATACGGCCAATGCGGGCGCATCGTGGGACACGCTGCGTTTTTCCACCAGCGCCTACCCACGGGACATCTATTTTGACAGTGAGCAGCGCGGCTGGATCTGCGGCACCGGCAGTGCCATCTATCGCACGACGGACGGCGGGCAGAACTGGAGCGCCCGTGGCAGCGGCACTGGAGCTTTCCTGAATGGTGTGTGCTTCACGGATACCAGCAACGGCTGGGCCTCGGGGAGTCTGGGCACCATGCTGCATACCACCAACGGCGGGGCTCAGTGGGCACCGCAGAATACGGGAAGCACCCGCCACTTCTTTGCCGACGTGCAGTTTGTCAACTCGCAGGAAGGCTGGGCGTGCGGCACGACGATTATCCACACCACCGATGGCGGCAGCACATGGATCACGCAGGACAGCACGCTGGAGTCCGGACTCGAGCGGCTGGCCTTTGCCGATGCGCGTCATGGCTGGGCGGTGGGCTTCGGCGGGTCGATTCTGCATACCACCGACGGTGGGCAGACGTGGACGCCGCAGTCCTCTCCGCGCAGCACGGACTTCTATGATATTGCCTGCACGGACAGCCTGCATGCCTGGGCCGTTACCCACGATGACAGCGATCCTTACAACGGCTATGTGATCGCCACCACGGACGGCGGTGTCAATTGGGTCATCCGCGCCACGTTGCAGTACGGCTATGTTTTCAGCATCACCATGCAGGACAGCCTGCACGGCTTCATCGCCGGGGCCTCGCTGCTTAACGGCTCGGCGATGATTGCGACGACGTTGGACGGCGGGGCCACGTGGATCCCTTCCAGTAACAACTTCGGTGCCATCTTCCTCTCGATTCGCGCTTCCGGCCAGACCGTCGTTGCCGCGTCCACGTGGGGGCTGATCATGCGCTCCTCGGACGGCGGCCAGAACTGGGGGGTGGATACCACCGTCACCGATAACCAGCTTTGGGCCTTGGCTCTGGCCGGGCCGGATCATGCCTGGGCGGTCGGCGAGGGCGGATCCATTTTGCGCTGCGCCAGCGCGCCCGCCGCGGCGGATCCGGTGACTCCGCTGCCCGCAGCCTTCAGTGTCTGTGCCTATCCCAATCCCTTCAATCCGATTTCTACTCTCGAACTCACCTTGCCGCGCACTACGCGTGTGCGGGTGTCGCTCTATGACATTCAGGGCCGTCTGGTCACCCTATTGACAGACCGCCTGTTTGCCGCGGGAACCCAGCGGATTACCGTCGATGGCCGCGCTCTGGCCAGCGGTCTCTACTTCGCCCGCATCGAGTCCGGCGACTTTGTAAGAACGCAGCGTCTGATGCTGCTGAAGTAA